From a region of the Streptomyces sp. B21-083 genome:
- a CDS encoding DEAD/DEAH box helicase: MSISSTDHVVVPENEDNEVIDLDLAQTAADTDAADTDTDTESGEPEITFTDLGLPEGVVRKLTQNGVTSPFPIQAATIPDALAGKDILGRGRTGSGKTLSFGLPLLTKLSGGHTDKKKPRGIILTPTRELAMQVADALQPYGDVLGLKMKVVCGGTSMSNQMYALERGVDVLVATPGRLRDIINRGACSLANVEVAVLDEADQMSDLGFLPEVTELLDQIPGGGQRMLFSATMENEISTLVKRYLTNPVTHEVDSAQGNVTTMSHHILIVKPKDKAPVTAAIASRKGRTIIFVRTQLGADRIAEQLCDSGVKADALHGGMTQGARTRVLEDFKKGYVNALVATDVAARGIHVDGIDLVLNVDPAGDHKDYLHRSGRTARAGRSGTVVSLSLPHQRRQIFRLMEDAGVDASRHIIQGGAAFEPEVAEITGARSMTEVQAESAGNAAQQAEREVSELTKELARATRRAGELREEADRLTARAARERGEDPEAAVAAVAEAAAAVVVAEAAAEATAVAEAQVREERPRRDERGNYERRERPSGGFNRDNNDRGGRSFERRDDRPSGGGFRRDDRRDGGGDRGGFRRDDRPSGGFNRDNNDRGGRSFERRDDRPSGGGFRRDDRRDGGGDRGGFRRDDRPSGGFNRDNDRGGRSFERRDDRPSGSGGGFRRDDRPSGGFNRDNNDRGGFRRDDRPATGHRGSDRPFNRDRQGDRPTGGGGFRAGGHDRPQGRRDDHRGTGTGTGSGSGTGTATGSFGRRDEKPRWKRNG, from the coding sequence ATGTCCATTTCCAGTACTGATCACGTCGTCGTGCCCGAGAACGAGGACAACGAGGTCATCGACCTCGACCTCGCGCAGACGGCCGCCGACACCGACGCCGCCGACACCGACACCGACACGGAGTCCGGCGAGCCGGAGATCACCTTCACCGACCTCGGTCTCCCCGAGGGCGTCGTGCGCAAGCTCACGCAGAACGGTGTGACCAGCCCCTTCCCGATCCAGGCCGCGACCATCCCGGACGCCCTGGCCGGCAAGGACATCCTCGGCCGTGGCCGCACCGGCTCCGGCAAGACCCTCTCCTTCGGTCTGCCGCTGCTGACGAAGCTGTCCGGCGGCCACACCGACAAGAAGAAGCCCCGCGGCATCATCCTCACGCCGACCCGTGAGCTCGCGATGCAGGTCGCGGACGCCCTCCAGCCGTACGGCGACGTCCTCGGCCTCAAGATGAAGGTCGTCTGCGGCGGTACGTCGATGAGCAACCAGATGTACGCCCTGGAGCGCGGCGTCGACGTCCTCGTCGCCACGCCCGGCCGTCTGCGCGACATCATCAACCGCGGCGCCTGCTCGCTGGCGAACGTCGAGGTAGCCGTCCTCGACGAGGCCGACCAGATGTCCGACCTGGGCTTCCTGCCCGAGGTCACCGAGCTGCTCGACCAGATCCCGGGCGGCGGCCAGCGCATGCTGTTCTCGGCCACCATGGAGAACGAGATCTCCACGCTGGTCAAGCGCTACCTGACCAACCCGGTCACGCACGAGGTCGACAGCGCCCAGGGCAACGTCACGACGATGTCCCACCACATCCTCATCGTGAAGCCCAAGGACAAGGCGCCGGTCACGGCCGCGATCGCCTCCCGCAAGGGCCGCACGATCATCTTCGTCCGCACCCAGCTGGGCGCCGACCGTATCGCCGAGCAGCTCTGCGACTCCGGTGTGAAGGCCGACGCGCTGCACGGCGGTATGACGCAGGGCGCCCGTACCCGCGTCCTCGAGGACTTCAAGAAGGGCTACGTCAACGCCCTCGTCGCCACCGACGTCGCCGCCCGCGGCATCCACGTCGACGGCATCGACCTGGTCCTGAACGTGGACCCGGCGGGCGACCACAAGGACTACCTGCACCGCTCCGGCCGTACGGCCCGCGCGGGCCGCTCCGGCACTGTCGTGTCGCTGTCCCTGCCGCACCAGCGCCGCCAGATCTTCCGGCTGATGGAGGACGCGGGCGTCGACGCCTCGCGCCACATCATCCAGGGCGGCGCGGCCTTCGAGCCCGAGGTCGCGGAGATCACCGGCGCCCGCTCGATGACCGAGGTCCAGGCCGAGTCCGCGGGCAACGCTGCCCAGCAGGCCGAGCGTGAGGTCTCGGAGCTCACCAAGGAGCTGGCGCGCGCCACGCGCCGCGCCGGCGAACTGCGCGAGGAAGCCGACCGCCTGACGGCGCGTGCGGCGCGCGAGCGTGGCGAGGACCCGGAGGCAGCCGTGGCCGCGGTTGCCGAGGCCGCTGCCGCCGTCGTCGTAGCGGAGGCCGCCGCCGAGGCGACTGCCGTCGCTGAGGCGCAGGTGCGCGAGGAGCGTCCGCGCCGTGACGAGCGGGGCAACTACGAGCGCCGCGAGCGCCCGTCGGGTGGCTTCAACCGCGACAACAACGACCGTGGTGGCCGCTCCTTCGAGCGTCGCGACGACCGTCCGTCCGGTGGTGGCTTCCGCCGCGACGACCGTCGTGACGGCGGCGGCGACCGTGGTGGCTTCCGTCGGGACGACCGTCCGTCGGGTGGCTTCAACCGTGACAACAACGACCGTGGTGGCCGCTCCTTCGAGCGTCGCGACGACCGTCCGTCCGGTGGCGGTTTCCGCCGCGATGACCGTCGTGACGGCGGCGGCGACCGTGGTGGCTTCCGTCGCGATGACCGTCCGTCGGGTGGCTTCAACCGCGACAACGATCGTGGTGGCCGTTCTTTCGAGCGTCGTGACGACCGCCCCTCGGGTTCGGGCGGTGGCTTCCGCCGCGACGACCGTCCCTCGGGCGGCTTCAACCGCGACAACAACGACCGTGGCGGCTTCCGTCGCGACGACCGTCCGGCCACCGGTCACCGGGGCAGCGACCGCCCTTTCAACCGTGACCGCCAGGGCGACCGCCCCACCGGCGGCGGCGGCTTCCGCGCCGGCGGCCACGACCGCCCGCAGGGCCGTCGCGACGACCACCGCGGCACGGGCACGGGCACGGGTTCGGGCTCCGGCACAGGCACCGCCACCGGTTCCTTCGGCCGCCGCGACGAGAAGCCGCGCTGGAAGCGCAACGGCTGA
- a CDS encoding 4Fe-4S dicluster domain-containing protein yields MTNRQLALDAGHPEPPPRVGFFTDTSVCIGCKACEVACKEWNAIPEDGLTLSGMSYDNTQGLGASTWRHVAFIEQQTQQQPPTPEGRTQLPLLAGESEAAPVETTGAGELRWLMSSDVCKHCTHAACLDVCPTGSLFRTEFGTVVVQEDICNGCGYCVPACPYGVIEQRPHDGRAFKCTMCYDRLGAGQEPACAKACPTESIQFGPLDELRERAALRVDQLQESGVEGARLYGHEPDDGVGGDGAFFLLLDRPEVYGLPPDPVVTTRDLPTMWKHAGAAALSLAGGIALSFVLSGLPPLPRRKATR; encoded by the coding sequence ATGACGAACCGTCAACTCGCCCTCGACGCAGGGCACCCCGAACCCCCGCCGCGCGTCGGCTTCTTCACGGACACCTCCGTCTGTATCGGCTGCAAGGCCTGCGAGGTGGCGTGCAAGGAGTGGAACGCCATCCCCGAGGACGGCCTCACGCTCAGCGGCATGAGCTACGACAACACGCAGGGCCTGGGCGCCTCCACCTGGCGCCATGTGGCGTTCATCGAGCAACAGACGCAGCAGCAGCCCCCCACACCGGAAGGGCGCACCCAACTCCCTCTGCTGGCAGGTGAGTCCGAGGCCGCCCCCGTCGAAACGACAGGAGCCGGTGAGCTGCGCTGGCTGATGTCGTCCGACGTCTGCAAACACTGCACCCACGCCGCCTGCCTCGACGTCTGTCCCACCGGCTCGCTCTTCCGGACCGAGTTCGGCACGGTCGTCGTCCAGGAGGACATCTGCAACGGCTGCGGCTACTGCGTCCCGGCCTGCCCGTACGGCGTCATCGAGCAACGCCCCCACGACGGCAGGGCGTTCAAGTGCACGATGTGCTACGACCGGCTCGGCGCCGGTCAGGAACCCGCCTGTGCCAAGGCATGTCCCACCGAGTCCATCCAGTTCGGTCCGCTCGACGAACTGCGCGAGCGCGCCGCGCTCCGGGTCGACCAGCTCCAGGAGTCCGGGGTGGAAGGCGCCCGTCTCTACGGTCACGAACCCGACGACGGGGTCGGCGGCGACGGCGCGTTCTTCCTGCTCCTGGACCGGCCCGAGGTGTACGGGCTGCCGCCGGACCCGGTCGTCACCACCCGCGACCTCCCCACGATGTGGAAACACGCCGGCGCTGCGGCCCTGTCCCTGGCCGGAGGCATCGCCCTCTCCTTCGTGCTGTCCGGCCTTCCCCCACTCCCGCGACGGAAGGCGACCCGATGA
- a CDS encoding FG-GAP repeat domain-containing protein → MGRTGRRTGVAVAASVVLGAGLSPFLPSGSAVADEPQPTQETVVPTAFRSYGLDASFRASSTHSGHDAAGAQGVFHTLEGATGLLWTRYADGESVSVPTAPTGTVPLTTGTDVLAYRYADGRVDFWDATDGTSRSLQIPAGLAHLTSYDNLTVAYKMVTGEDGTATRVMHLLTPGPDGTTGNVRVTGGPTGLTLGTAVGADAETLYFRAVVEGQSGLVAVDRATGEVRGWSGPLPVAYYKVNLGGGRVVVSATDKATVLVFPRDLSGAPAEVRLQGVSDGANATFSLALVGDWLINGPYSTTAQPIEGGDQVTLLRSSGNATAAGPGGTAVKIGTGTGDRGIQRITPGADGGPPVVKLVKPLPKPPLPIQGLSLDQGRLVVREQNSSLVLATRARTVAPSGTPEFGERTLFDAGVAVAPCAAGDVACAQVQGTADGRVAWLAHDETTDRIWVNGPDSDSRWERTELPRGGRITDVSGRYLLFTAPARQEVYRIGDDGGPVVTRTPGAAALSGEILWSTGAAAGSVTAYDLTAKKTTETLTTDAGCTPTELQALGRWLYWTCDGRAGVYDRTAQRSVPVPVGETKLGDGYVVTHDRQAGKLTLTTVAAGTPASRIIGELPDTGVSQRDVRWTVDESGANAAYVDGEERVHLVPSGVPQQPLRLLAPAVRFPFAKVRGYDVTPDPVVTVLLSKPSGTWRLTVRSRATGKVVDSVEGGAARGELTVGWGGLLGSYGGDGFHPNGSYDWTLSVTPADGVGAPVEVRGTVGLSRGSAVRHDYVGGPGWQSPDATGDLLSLTPSGTLAFHPGTGKGTFSGKFSGSGWPAGITAVPFGDLNWDRCNDVLVRLSSGALRLYKPACHTALKPSAPYITLGTSGWNQYDVLTSPGDVTKDGRPDLIARNAATGTVYLYQGTSAGRLSARVKLYDNWKTYKKVVGAGDLNGDGLGDLLAQDGTNTLYRYYGTGNGTFAARAKVLSGWGATYNAVVGVGDITGDGRNDLVVRDTAGNLYRNPGLGNGTFGPRVKIGSGWQGYKGLY, encoded by the coding sequence ATGGGTCGTACGGGGAGACGTACGGGTGTCGCGGTTGCCGCGTCCGTCGTTCTCGGGGCCGGGTTGAGCCCCTTCCTGCCGTCGGGGTCGGCGGTGGCGGACGAGCCGCAGCCGACGCAGGAGACTGTGGTGCCGACGGCGTTCAGGAGCTACGGCCTGGACGCGTCGTTCCGGGCGTCGTCGACCCACAGTGGTCACGACGCTGCCGGGGCGCAGGGTGTGTTCCACACCCTGGAGGGCGCGACCGGCCTGCTGTGGACGCGTTACGCGGACGGCGAGTCGGTGAGTGTTCCGACGGCGCCCACGGGGACGGTGCCGTTGACGACCGGCACGGATGTCCTGGCGTACAGGTATGCCGACGGACGAGTCGACTTCTGGGACGCGACCGACGGCACCAGCCGCAGCCTGCAGATCCCGGCCGGCCTCGCCCACCTCACGTCCTACGACAACCTGACGGTCGCCTACAAGATGGTGACCGGTGAGGACGGCACGGCCACCCGGGTCATGCATCTGCTGACGCCCGGGCCGGACGGGACCACCGGGAACGTGAGGGTCACGGGCGGTCCGACCGGCCTCACGCTCGGGACAGCCGTTGGCGCGGATGCCGAGACGCTGTACTTCCGCGCCGTCGTGGAAGGGCAGTCGGGCCTGGTCGCTGTGGACCGCGCGACCGGTGAGGTGCGGGGCTGGAGCGGTCCGCTCCCCGTCGCGTACTACAAGGTGAACCTGGGCGGTGGCAGGGTCGTCGTCTCCGCCACCGACAAGGCTACGGTCCTGGTGTTCCCCCGAGACCTGTCGGGGGCGCCCGCCGAGGTCAGGCTCCAGGGCGTCAGCGACGGGGCGAACGCCACTTTCTCCCTGGCGCTCGTCGGCGACTGGCTGATCAACGGACCCTACTCGACGACCGCGCAGCCCATCGAGGGCGGCGACCAGGTGACCCTGCTGCGGTCCTCCGGCAACGCGACCGCGGCCGGTCCCGGTGGCACCGCTGTGAAGATCGGTACCGGCACCGGCGACCGGGGCATCCAGCGCATCACCCCTGGCGCGGACGGCGGACCCCCTGTCGTCAAGCTGGTCAAGCCGCTGCCCAAGCCGCCGCTGCCGATCCAGGGTCTGTCCCTGGACCAGGGGCGGCTCGTTGTGCGGGAGCAGAACAGCTCGCTCGTACTCGCCACCAGGGCACGTACCGTCGCTCCGTCCGGCACCCCCGAGTTCGGCGAGCGCACCTTGTTCGACGCCGGTGTCGCCGTCGCTCCCTGCGCCGCCGGGGACGTCGCCTGCGCGCAGGTACAGGGCACGGCCGACGGACGTGTCGCCTGGCTCGCGCACGACGAGACCACCGACCGGATCTGGGTCAACGGGCCGGATTCGGACAGCCGCTGGGAACGCACCGAGCTGCCCCGGGGTGGACGGATCACCGACGTGTCGGGCCGGTACCTCCTGTTCACGGCGCCCGCTCGGCAGGAGGTCTACCGCATCGGTGACGACGGCGGTCCCGTCGTCACCCGTACTCCTGGCGCCGCCGCTCTCTCCGGCGAGATCCTGTGGTCGACCGGCGCGGCCGCGGGCAGCGTCACGGCTTACGACCTGACCGCGAAGAAGACCACCGAGACCCTCACCACCGACGCGGGCTGCACGCCCACCGAACTCCAGGCGCTCGGCCGCTGGTTGTACTGGACCTGCGACGGCAGGGCAGGTGTCTACGACCGCACCGCACAAAGGTCCGTACCCGTGCCCGTCGGCGAGACCAAGCTCGGGGACGGATACGTCGTCACACACGACCGGCAGGCCGGGAAGCTGACCCTCACCACGGTCGCTGCCGGCACGCCCGCGAGCCGGATCATCGGCGAGCTGCCCGACACCGGGGTCTCACAGCGGGACGTGCGCTGGACCGTGGACGAGTCCGGGGCCAACGCCGCGTACGTGGACGGCGAGGAGCGCGTGCACCTCGTACCGTCCGGAGTGCCGCAACAGCCGCTGCGCCTGCTGGCGCCTGCCGTGCGCTTCCCGTTCGCCAAGGTGCGGGGATACGACGTGACGCCGGATCCAGTGGTCACCGTGCTGCTGTCGAAGCCGTCCGGGACCTGGCGGCTGACCGTACGGAGTCGGGCCACGGGGAAGGTCGTCGACAGCGTTGAGGGTGGCGCCGCGCGCGGTGAGCTGACGGTGGGGTGGGGCGGCCTGCTGGGGAGTTACGGGGGTGACGGGTTCCACCCGAACGGCTCGTACGACTGGACGCTGAGCGTCACTCCGGCGGACGGGGTCGGAGCGCCGGTGGAGGTGCGGGGCACCGTGGGGCTGTCCCGCGGTAGCGCGGTGCGCCACGACTACGTGGGCGGTCCTGGGTGGCAGTCCCCGGACGCCACCGGCGACCTCCTCTCCCTCACTCCCTCGGGCACGCTGGCGTTCCATCCGGGCACGGGCAAGGGCACGTTCTCCGGAAAGTTCAGCGGAAGCGGCTGGCCGGCCGGTATCACGGCGGTGCCCTTCGGTGACCTGAACTGGGACCGCTGCAACGATGTCCTCGTACGGCTGAGCAGTGGGGCCCTTCGCCTGTACAAGCCGGCGTGTCACACAGCGCTGAAGCCGTCGGCGCCGTACATCACACTCGGGACCAGCGGCTGGAACCAGTACGACGTGCTGACCTCACCCGGTGACGTGACGAAGGACGGTCGGCCCGACCTGATCGCCCGTAACGCCGCCACCGGCACCGTGTACCTCTACCAGGGCACGAGTGCGGGCAGGCTGTCCGCGCGCGTGAAGCTGTACGACAACTGGAAGACGTACAAGAAGGTCGTCGGCGCCGGTGACCTGAACGGCGACGGACTGGGTGACCTGCTCGCGCAGGACGGGACCAACACCCTGTACCGCTACTACGGCACCGGGAACGGCACCTTCGCCGCCCGGGCCAAGGTCCTCTCCGGCTGGGGTGCCACCTACAACGCGGTCGTCGGCGTCGGTGACATCACCGGCGACGGACGAAACGACCTGGTCGTGCGCGACACGGCGGGCAATCTCTACCGCAACCCCGGTCTCGGGAACGGGACGTTCGGGCCGCGGGTGAAGATCGGCAGCGGCTGGCAGGGGTACAAGGGCCTGTACTAG
- a CDS encoding amino acid permease, with product MTDDVRVSGLSDEERLAQLGYTQVLARRMSAFSNYAVSFTIISVLSGCLTLYLFGMNTGGPAVIIWGWVAVGLMTLFVGLSMAEICSAYPTSAGLYFWAAQLAPPRTAAAWAWFTGWFNVLGQVAVTAGIDFGAASFLGAYLNLQFDFEVTPGRTILLFAGILVLHGLLNTFGVRIVALLNSVSVWWHVVGVAVIVGALTFVPDKHQSASFVFTEFVNNTGWGSGVYVVALGLLMAQYTFTGYDASAHMTEETHDASTAGPKGIVQSIWTSWIAGFVLLLGFTFAIQSYDGALKSPTGVPPAQILLDALGATAGKLFLLIVIGAQLFCGMASVTANSRMIYAFSRDGALPYSHLWHTVSPRTRTPVAAVWLAAFGALVLGLPYLINVTAYAAVTSIAVIGLYIAYVIPTLLRLRKGEAFERGPWHLGRWSRVIGIVSVIWVGVITVLFMLPQLAPVTWENFNYAPIAVLAVLGFAALWWVTSARDWFLNPDHERTRAREAARKGAPEPVDP from the coding sequence ATGACAGATGACGTCAGAGTGAGTGGGCTGTCGGACGAGGAACGGCTCGCCCAGCTCGGTTACACCCAGGTCCTCGCCCGCCGGATGTCGGCGTTCTCCAACTACGCGGTCTCCTTCACGATCATCTCGGTCCTGTCGGGCTGCCTGACCCTGTACCTGTTCGGCATGAACACGGGCGGCCCGGCCGTGATCATCTGGGGCTGGGTCGCCGTAGGGCTCATGACCCTCTTCGTGGGGCTCTCGATGGCCGAGATCTGCTCGGCCTACCCGACCTCCGCAGGCCTGTACTTCTGGGCGGCCCAGCTGGCTCCCCCGCGTACGGCCGCCGCGTGGGCCTGGTTCACGGGGTGGTTCAACGTGCTCGGGCAGGTCGCGGTGACCGCCGGCATCGACTTCGGGGCGGCTTCCTTCCTGGGCGCCTACCTGAACCTCCAGTTCGACTTCGAGGTCACCCCGGGCCGCACGATCCTGCTCTTCGCGGGCATCCTCGTCCTGCACGGACTCCTCAACACCTTCGGCGTACGCATCGTGGCCCTGCTGAACAGCGTCAGCGTGTGGTGGCACGTGGTGGGCGTGGCCGTCATCGTCGGCGCGCTGACGTTCGTACCGGACAAGCACCAGTCGGCGTCCTTCGTGTTCACGGAGTTCGTGAACAACACGGGCTGGGGGAGCGGCGTGTACGTCGTCGCCCTCGGGCTGCTGATGGCCCAGTACACCTTCACCGGCTACGACGCCTCCGCACACATGACCGAAGAGACGCACGACGCGTCCACGGCGGGCCCGAAGGGCATCGTCCAGTCCATCTGGACCTCGTGGATAGCGGGCTTCGTCCTGCTCCTGGGCTTCACCTTCGCCATCCAGTCGTACGACGGCGCCCTGAAGTCCCCGACCGGCGTACCGCCCGCGCAGATCCTGCTCGACGCGCTGGGCGCGACCGCCGGCAAGCTGTTCCTGCTCATCGTCATCGGCGCCCAGCTGTTCTGCGGCATGGCATCGGTCACCGCCAACTCCCGCATGATCTACGCCTTCTCACGCGACGGCGCCCTCCCCTACTCCCACCTCTGGCACACGGTCAGCCCCCGCACCCGTACCCCTGTGGCGGCGGTCTGGCTGGCGGCGTTCGGGGCACTGGTCCTGGGCCTCCCGTACCTGATCAACGTGACGGCGTACGCGGCCGTGACGTCGATCGCCGTGATCGGCCTCTACATCGCGTACGTCATCCCGACGCTGCTGCGGCTGCGCAAGGGCGAGGCGTTCGAGCGGGGGCCGTGGCATCTGGGCCGGTGGTCGCGGGTGATCGGCATCGTGTCCGTGATCTGGGTCGGCGTCATCACGGTGCTGTTCATGCTGCCCCAGCTCGCGCCGGTCACCTGGGAGAACTTCAACTACGCCCCGATCGCCGTCCTGGCGGTCCTGGGCTTCGCCGCACTGTGGTGGGTGACTTCGGCGCGCGACTGGTTCCTCAACCCCGACCACGAGCGCACCCGGGCACGCGAGGCGGCTCGCAAGGGGGCACCCGAACCGGTCGATCCATAA
- the nrfD gene encoding NrfD/PsrC family molybdoenzyme membrane anchor subunit → MVPRAEFESYYGRPIIKAPSWSALDIAGYFFLGGLAGAGSVLAAGAQLTGRRTTAAAMKVSSLAAISLSAAALVHDLGVPSRFPNMLRVFKPTSPMSVGSWLLAGYGSVAGAAALTSATGRLPRTGTAATATAALLGPAVASYTAVLAADTAVPAWHGAHRELPYVFVASATAAASGMALILGPTAETAPARRAATLAAAAEAVALRAAERRLGMVAETYHEGRAGTLLRAARLLTAAGAASGLLLGHRSRPAAVAGGLALLAGSACTRFGVFAAGVASAEDPKYTVVPQRQRPPQP, encoded by the coding sequence ATGGTGCCGCGCGCCGAGTTCGAGTCGTACTACGGGCGCCCGATCATCAAGGCGCCCTCCTGGTCCGCCCTGGACATCGCCGGTTACTTCTTCCTGGGCGGGCTCGCCGGCGCCGGATCGGTGCTGGCGGCGGGCGCCCAGCTCACCGGCCGGAGGACGACCGCCGCCGCGATGAAGGTGTCCTCCCTCGCGGCGATCTCCCTGTCCGCCGCCGCGCTCGTCCACGACCTCGGGGTGCCCAGCCGCTTCCCGAACATGCTCCGGGTGTTCAAGCCGACCTCTCCGATGAGCGTGGGCTCCTGGCTCCTCGCCGGATACGGCTCGGTCGCGGGCGCGGCGGCCCTCACCTCCGCCACCGGCCGGCTGCCCAGGACGGGTACGGCGGCCACGGCGACGGCCGCCCTGCTCGGCCCGGCGGTCGCGTCGTACACGGCGGTCCTGGCGGCGGACACGGCCGTTCCCGCCTGGCACGGCGCCCACCGCGAACTCCCGTACGTCTTCGTCGCGTCCGCGACGGCCGCCGCCTCCGGCATGGCCCTGATCCTCGGCCCTACGGCGGAGACAGCACCGGCCCGCCGCGCCGCCACGCTCGCCGCGGCGGCCGAGGCGGTGGCGCTCAGGGCGGCCGAGAGGCGGTTGGGAATGGTGGCGGAGACCTATCACGAGGGCCGCGCCGGCACCCTGCTGCGCGCCGCCCGGCTGCTCACCGCCGCCGGCGCCGCGAGCGGACTGCTGCTGGGCCACCGCAGCCGCCCGGCGGCCGTGGCGGGCGGCCTGGCCCTGCTCGCCGGCTCGGCCTGCACCCGCTTCGGTGTCTTCGCGGCCGGAGTCGCCTCGGCCGAGGACCCGAAGTACACGGTCGTCCCGCAACGACAGCGACCACCGCAGCCGTAG
- a CDS encoding metallopeptidase family protein — protein MLEMTREEFEELVAESLDRIPPELTRLMDNVAVFVEDEPPTDEPELLGLYEGTPLTDRGEWYAGVLPDRITIYRGPTLRMCETREDVVAETEVTVVHEIAHHFGIDDERLHALGYG, from the coding sequence GTGCTGGAGATGACGCGCGAGGAGTTCGAGGAACTGGTCGCCGAGTCCCTCGACCGGATTCCGCCGGAGCTGACGAGGCTGATGGACAACGTGGCGGTGTTCGTCGAGGACGAGCCGCCGACGGACGAGCCCGAGCTGCTCGGGCTGTACGAGGGGACGCCGCTGACCGACCGCGGGGAGTGGTACGCGGGGGTGCTGCCCGACCGGATCACGATCTATCGGGGGCCGACCCTGCGGATGTGCGAGACGCGGGAGGACGTGGTCGCGGAGACCGAGGTGACGGTCGTACATGAGATCGCCCACCATTTCGGGATCGACGACGAGCGGCTGCACGCGCTCGGCTACGGCTGA
- a CDS encoding metallophosphoesterase family protein: MARVPANTPHSESIRTTTGRLGRPLTALTGPYRARRVRPAAELVHPPHPWTRALGMVAVVLLGAWLGLLIVGNVRAPVGPMNTTMTLRPSLTGGTKINVSPLGALELNSHTAPVRLDVNVDQLDPVRAQALVDHPERLSGLQDEVAKDVGHGTLDLAVRSCVAVVSGATALGLAVYRRPRRALAAGGLALTLLVASGATAYATWNPKSVLEPKFSGLLSSAPSLVGNARSIVTEFDVYQKELARLVTNVTKLYDVTSTLPTYQPDPATIRVLHVSDIHLNPASWKIIASLVEQYDINVIVDTGDTMDHGTAAENGFLDPIKDLGAPYVWVRGNHDSRLTQRYLERMKNVRVLDDGRAITVAGVRFAGIGDPQFTPDRSAGEQDGSRAQELAGDRLASAIRDQRILGTPVDIAMVHEPNAARRTDGEVPLVLAGHLHHAEMEVMTKGTRLRIEGSTGGSGLRALEKRNPDQIEASVLYLDRDTRRLQAWDEIKLGGLGLTTAEVSRHLPKENQPGATPVPSPSASPSPSPSTSAPRSPSASPSRSSVPSP, translated from the coding sequence ATGGCACGCGTACCCGCCAACACCCCGCACTCCGAAAGCATTCGCACCACTACCGGCCGCCTCGGCCGCCCTCTGACCGCGCTCACCGGCCCCTACCGCGCCCGTCGCGTACGTCCGGCCGCCGAGCTGGTCCATCCGCCGCACCCCTGGACCCGTGCTCTGGGCATGGTCGCGGTGGTCCTTCTGGGTGCTTGGCTGGGGCTGCTGATCGTCGGCAACGTACGCGCACCGGTCGGCCCGATGAACACGACGATGACCCTGCGTCCGTCCCTCACCGGCGGCACGAAGATCAACGTCTCCCCGCTGGGCGCCCTGGAGCTGAACAGCCACACCGCGCCGGTCCGCCTCGACGTGAACGTCGACCAGCTCGACCCCGTCCGCGCCCAGGCCCTCGTCGACCACCCCGAACGCCTCTCCGGCCTCCAGGACGAGGTCGCCAAGGACGTCGGGCACGGCACCCTCGACCTGGCCGTCCGCTCCTGCGTAGCCGTCGTGTCCGGGGCCACCGCCCTAGGCCTCGCGGTCTACCGCCGCCCCCGCCGGGCCCTGGCGGCCGGCGGCCTCGCCCTCACGCTCCTGGTGGCGTCGGGAGCGACGGCGTACGCGACCTGGAACCCCAAGTCGGTCCTGGAACCGAAGTTCTCCGGGCTGCTGTCCTCAGCCCCCTCCCTGGTCGGCAACGCGCGCAGCATCGTCACCGAGTTCGACGTCTACCAGAAGGAGTTGGCGCGCCTGGTGACCAACGTGACGAAGCTCTACGACGTCACGTCCACGCTCCCGACCTACCAGCCCGACCCGGCCACGATCCGGGTCCTGCACGTCTCGGACATCCATCTCAACCCGGCGAGCTGGAAGATCATCGCGTCGCTGGTGGAGCAGTACGACATCAATGTCATCGTCGACACCGGCGACACCATGGACCACGGCACGGCCGCCGAGAACGGCTTCCTGGACCCGATCAAGGACCTGGGCGCCCCGTACGTATGGGTGCGCGGCAACCATGACTCGCGGCTCACCCAGCGCTATCTGGAGCGCATGAAGAACGTGCGCGTCCTGGACGACGGCCGCGCGATCACCGTCGCGGGGGTGCGCTTCGCGGGCATCGGCGATCCCCAGTTCACCCCGGACCGGTCGGCGGGCGAGCAGGACGGCAGCCGCGCCCAGGAGCTCGCGGGCGACCGGCTGGCCTCGGCCATCCGCGACCAGCGGATCCTGGGCACCCCGGTCGACATCGCGATGGTCCACGAGCCGAACGCGGCCCGGCGGACGGACGGCGAGGTCCCGCTCGTACTGGCCGGGCACCTCCACCACGCGGAGATGGAGGTCATGACGAAGGGCACCAGGCTGCGTATCGAGGGCTCCACGGGCGGCAGCGGACTGCGCGCCCTGGAGAAGCGCAACCCGGACCAGATCGAGGCGTCCGTCCTCTACCTGGACCGCGACACGCGCCGCCTGCAGGCCTGGGACGAGATCAAACTGGGCGGGCTCGGGCTGACCACGGCGGAGGTGAGCCGCCACCTGCCGAAGGAGAACCAGCCGGGCGCGACGCCGGTCCCCTCACCTTCGGCTTCGCCCTCGCCTTCACCCTCGACTTCGGCCCCGCGTTCACCCTCTGCTTCGCCTTCGAGGTCCTCCGTTCCGAGCCCGTAA